In Triticum urartu cultivar G1812 chromosome 6, Tu2.1, whole genome shotgun sequence, the following proteins share a genomic window:
- the LOC125512626 gene encoding WAT1-related protein At1g44800-like — MGMGWKVLSDVKPYLAMVLLQVGFAGMYIVAVASLKRGMSHFVLVVYRNLVATAVMAPFALYFERGLRPKMTITIFIKIMGLAFLEPVLDQNLYYMGAKLTSAGFGAALINILPAVTFVLALIMRMEKVRLRSLHSQAKIAGTVLTVAGAVLMILYHGPTVQFPWTKGQHHAGGAAAGADAAAWLKGTIMVIAACVAWSCFFVLQSSTLRDYPSELSLTVLICGVGSVMSTGVALVAERANTQAWVIGFDARFFTAVYAGIVCSGVAYYVQGIVSKQRGPVFVTAFNPLCMIITAVMGSIILKEEITLGSVIGAVIIVVGLYFLIWGKSKDKVNQVSDDFVAGSSKGAGELPLTSVTNDNGKQHELGNGQFNGGYVLNVETPATNGH, encoded by the exons ATGGGCATGGGGTGGAAAGTTCTGAGCGATGTGAAGCCGTACCTGGCGATGGTGCTGCTGCAGGTGGGGTTCGCCGGGATGTACATCGTCGCCGTGGCGTCCCTCAAGCGCGGGATGAGCCACTTCGTGCTCGTGGTCTACCGGAACCTCGTCGCCACCGCCGTCATGGCGCCCTTCGCCCTCTACTTCGAGAG GGGACTGAGGCCAAAGATGACAATCACCATCTTCATCAAGATCATGGGGCTCGCATTCCTCGA GCCTGTGCTTGACCAGAACCTCTACTACATGGGCGCGAAGCTGACCTCGGCGGGGTTCGGGGCGGCGCTGATCAACATCCTCCCGGCCGTCACCTTCGTGCTGGCGCTCATCATGCGCATGGAGAAGGTGCGGCTGCGGAGCCTGCACAGCCAGGCCAAGATCGCCGGCACGGTCCTCACGGTGGCCGGCGCCGTGCTCATGATCCTCTACCACGGCCCCACTGTGCAATTTCCCTGGACCAAGGGCCAGCATCACGCGGGCGGTGCGGCCGCCGGCGCCGATGCAGCGGCGTGGCTAAAGGGGACCATCATGGTCATCGCCGCCTGCGTGGCCTGGTCGTGCTTCTTCGTCCTCCAGTCCAGCACGCTCCGGGACTACCCGTCGGAGCTGTCCCTCACGGTGCTCATCTGTGGTGTGGGCTCGGTGATGAGCACCGGCGTCGCCCTCGTCGCCGAGCGTGCCAACACTCAGGCATGGGTCATCGGCTTCGACGCCCGCTTCTTCACCGCCGTCTACGCCGGCATAGTGTGCTCCGGCGTGGCGTACTATGTGCAGGGCATCGTGTCTAAGCAAAGGGGCCCGGTGTTCGTCACGGCCTTCAACCCGCTCTGCATGATCATAACCGCCGTCATGGGCTCCATCATTCTCAAGGAGGAGATCACTCTCGGAAG TGTGATTGGTGCAGTGATCATCGTGGTAGGGCTCTACTTTCTCATATGGggcaagagcaaggacaaggtcAACCAAGTCTCCGACGACTTCGTAGCTGGTAGCAGCAAGGGCGCCGGTGAGCTGCCCTTAACCTCGGTGACTAACGACAACGGCAAGCAGCACGAGCTCGGGAACGGCCAGTTCAACGGTGGCTATGTACTGAACGTGGAGACGCCGGCGACCAATGGCCACTAA